The following coding sequences lie in one Anoplolepis gracilipes chromosome 4, ASM4749672v1, whole genome shotgun sequence genomic window:
- the Ef1a-f2 gene encoding elongation factor 1-alpha, whose amino-acid sequence MGKEKTHINIVVIGHVDSGKSTTTGHLIYKCGGIDKRTIEKFEKEAQEMGKGSFKYAWVLDKLKAERERGITIDIALWKFETSKYYVTIIDAPGHRDFIKNMITGTSQADCAVLIVAAGTGEFEAGISKNGQTREHALLAFTLGVKQLIVGVNKMDSTEPPYSETRFEEIKKEVSSYIKKIGYNPAAVAFVPISGWHGDNMLEPSSKMPWFKGWAVERKEGKADGKCLIEALDAILPPTRPTDKALRLPLQDVYKIGGIGTVPVGRVETGVLKPGMVVTFAPAGLTTEVKSVEMHHEALTEAVPGDNVGFNVKNVSVKELRRGYVAGDSKNNPPKGAADFTAQVIVLNHPGQISNGYTPVLDCHTAHIACKFAEIKEKCDRRTGKTTEENPKAIKSGDAAIVTLVPSKPMCVEAFQEFPPLGRFAVRDMRQTVAVGVIKAVTFKDQTGKVTKAAEKAQKKK is encoded by the exons ATGGGTAAAGAGAAGACTCATATCAATATTGTCGTCATTGGACATGTCGATTCTGGCAAATCCACTACGACTGGCCATCTGATTTACAAATGCGGTGGTATCGACAAACGTACCATTGAAAAATTCGAGAAGGAAGCCCAGGAg atgggCAAAGGTTCCTTTAAATACGCTTGGGTATTGGACAAATTGAAGGCTGAACGTGAACGTGGTATTACGATCGATATCGCCTTGTGGAAGTTTGAAACATCGAAATACTATGTTACCATTATCGATGCTCCTGGACACagagattttattaagaaCATGATCACTGGTACCTCGCAAGCTGATTGTGCTGTACTAATTGTCGCCGCTGGTACTGGCGAGTTCGAGGCTGGTATCTCGAAGAACGGACAAACCCGTGAACATGCCTTGCTCGCCTTTACCCTCGGCGTCAAGCAACTGATCGTCGGAGTTAACAAGATGGATTCCACCGAGCCTCCGTACTCTGAGACCCGATTCGAGGAAATCAAGAAGGAAGTATCGTCGTACATCAAAAAGATCGGCTACAACCCGGCTGCAGTCGCGTTTGTTCCCATTTCCGGCTGGCATGGAGATAACATGTTGGAGCCGTCCTCCAAGATGCCCTGGTTCAAAGGATGGGCTGTGGAGCGCAAGGAAGGCAAAGCTGACGGCAAATGCCTTATCGAAGCCCTCGATGCCATCTTGCCACCCACCAGACCGACTGATAAAGCCCTTCGTCTTCCTCTTCAA GACGTGTACAAGATCGGTGGTATCGGAACAGTACCTGTCGGTCGTGTCGAGACTGGTGTGCTGAAACCTGGTATGGTTGTTACCTTCGCACCTGCTGGATTGACCACTGAAGTTAAGTCTGTCGAAATGCACCACGAAGCCCTTACAGAGGCTGTGCCTGGTGACAACGTTGGTTTCAACGTTAAGAACGTATCTGTTAAAGAATTGCGTCGTGGATATGTTGCCGGAGACTCCAAGAACAACCCACCCAAGGGTGCTGCTGATTTTACTGCACAG GTCATCGTGCTCAATCACCCCGGTCAGATCAGCAATGGATACACGCCTGTGTTGGATTGCCACACTGCTCACATTGCCTGCAAGTTTGCCGAGATTAAGGAGAAGTGCGACCGCCGTACCGGCAAAACTACTGAGGAAAATCCAAAAGCCATTAAATCCGGTGATGCCGCCATCGTCACTCTGGTTCCCAGCAAGCCCATGTGCGTCGAGGCTTTCCAAGAATTCCCGCCTCTGGGACGTTTCGCGGTCCGTGACATGCGTCAGACGGTAGCCGTCGGCGTCATCAAGGCCGTCACCTTTAAGGATCAAACTGGCAAAGTCACCAAGGCCGCTGAGAAAGCCCAAAAGAAGAAATAA
- the Rich gene encoding guanine nucleotide exchange factor subunit Rich isoform X2, translating to MFFPVGWPRVLNSSEPSEINAVVCNRDKILFAVLTKDALTIWYCKPCVPIVFSRRSAVSLQKHGENVLVQWRPDSSMLVIATSDSYLLFYRLSDSSPEGRGLYEQRDSPVTSLKRDSAELFIKEIIPSLVLSFEKSAWIDGGISSLVCIRDELMVATKTSHVVRHKWDGTMNRDYSLDLRRIPFSIDQQISTVAVPLTESNIYVTDIEYSPLVGGFAIVLSNGKAAFLTAQSLKFDPNQVQGIWARDLDDATCAAVNHKYRLIAIGRQNSEGIVYYVDETTGGLEMSHTLSLSSKDYPGRPGSVKCLRWTPDSCAIALAWEGGGLALWSTFGALLLCSLKWDYGLRVDLMHDNPLHIHTMEWSAEGYQLWMLRESPGPSVTEENGNETFSLSRSLIQLDFAKSPLTINPCMGHHGHLYLQGEDRLYLNLGAGLSSTASGFHLATEMPNDSMLQTLAGCKQWLVVPIPTAYSGSNWPIRYTAIDSEGLSLAVAGRTGLAHYSLPSRKWKLFGNESQERDFIVTGGLLWHKGYLIASSYSILDDKDEIRIYPRDTRLDNNYVKSIRMPSQVLLLNTMKERLLTFCSNAQISIYDMKLQNGVAGSIELTRIQTVDISGLCIHPACVVSATLTTIRAETAGSHPHPESLLLNVSGRLLMVQREHCTDNSDIRFTCGAPTVLASYVENVWVPSRSRRDKPHLTEALWLFCGAHGMRVWLPLFRNHQEKAHAFMSKRIMLPFHLRIYPLAILFEDAILLGAENDTVLFTSDTNSPFSLPFNLLELTSQVYLHQILRQLIHRNLGYHAWEIARSCSALPYFPHSLELLLHEVLEEEATSKDPIPDAQLPSVVEFIREFPGVWARAVVQCARKTEIALWPYLFSVAGPPKQLLQDCLQRQELDTAASYLIILQNLEPSSVSRQHATLLLDAALEQGRWELSRDLVRFLRAIDPNDVESPRTSWGGSAKLVGPPQTPPLSPHEDDLSLVLGTMQVSRSRSYSTTTTPKVQSEKDVAPSSMLEKTRNVVMRRKKSVPTVKTNEKTENKEGSAEEFFIDVILQRHARRLLSARRLTDLGRFAARLDFHLVTWFARERDRAAKIDDYVGTLKAVHEDFAFPYPTLSLPTLQKFRRSSLTSLHSIISDDETLSPNLAIDLPDSGYTSLPSGRPPYTTLVSPVASLETQFPTAEAKLTPNLINDANSVLSDTSTIWRDDAESIVGSVCWVSPESVGSTELNTSTSAPIGRAEVQLRYLLQLFLEGSCLGWAAVVATVLRDAAAMARTVRTAYAPMQTFDSIINLRDGLLILTKWSQSECLGYRPFMSNVQGQISLLNRLVITKQQQEQEQISESPSPSPAPSANSNQRGTLSRSRHSSISHASNTAPLEEERSHESSLIVEESAFHGNYNNNLNITEDVKSQSTCAIS from the exons ATGTTTTTCCCCGTAGGATGGCCGCGGGTTCTGAATTCTAGCGAGCCAAGTGAAATAAACGCCGTGGTGTGCAACAGAGACAAAATTCTCTTTGCCGTTCTCACTAAGGATGCTCTCACCATCTGGTACTGCAAG CCCTGTGTACCAATTGTATTTAGCAGACGATCTGCAGTTTCCTTACAAAAACATGGTGAGAATGTTTTGGTACAATGGAGACCAGACTCAAGTATGCTGGTCATTGCAACGTCAGACAGTTATCTGTTATTCTACCGGCTCTCGGACAGCAGTCCAGAGGGCCGGGGACTTTACGAACAGCGAGATTCACCAGTCACCAGCTTGAAAAGAGATAGCgcagaattatttatcaaagaaatcaTTCCATCTCTTGTCTTGAGTTTT GAAAAGTCAGCTTGGATCGATGGCGGAATCAGTTCATTAGTTTGTATACGAGATGAACTCATGGTAGCGACCAAAACTAGCCATGTAGTACGTCACAAATGGGATGGTACCATGAACCGCGACTATTCTTTAGATTTGAGACGTATACCATTCAGTATTGATCAACAAATTTCTACTGTGGCTGTGCCTCTCACAGAGAGCAATATCTATGTCACTGATATTGAATATTCGCCTCTTGTTGGAGGCTTTGCTATAGTGCTTAGTAATGGTAAAGCTGCATTTCTCACTGCTCAATCGTTGAAGTTTGATCCGAATCAAGTGCAAGGAATCTGGGCTCGAGATTTGGACGATGCTACTTGCGCTGCTGTTAATCATAAGTATCGACTAATTGCCATTGGTAGACAAAA CTCCGAAGGCATTGTTTATTATGTCGATGAAACAACGGGAGGTTTAGAGATGTCACACACTCTGAGCTTATCTTCCAAAGATTATCCAGGTCGACCAGGTAGCGTCAAATGTCTCAGATGGACGCCCGACAGTTGTGCTATCGCCCTAGCATGGGAAGGCGGTGGTTTAGCATTGTGGAGTACTTTTGGTGCTTTGTTGCTCTGTAGTTTGAAATGGGATTATGGCCTACGAGTGGATCTGATGCATGATAATCCTCTGCATATCCATACGATGGAATGGTCAGCGGAAGGTTATCAATTGTGGATGCTACGAGAATCTCCAGGACCCTCAGTTACCGAAGAAAACGGTAACGAAACGTTCAGTTTAAGTCGCTCTCTCATCCAGTTGGATTTCGCTAAAAGTCCTCTGACTATTAACCCATGCATGGGCCACCACGGGCATCTGTACCTTCAAGGCGAGGACAGactgtatttaaatttaggCGCCGGATTATCTTCGACAGCTTCGGGTTTTCATCTTGCAACTGAAATGCCTAACGACAGTATGCTTCAGACACTCGCCGGTTGTAAACAGTGGCTTGTTGTGCCCATTCCAACTGCATACAGTGGCTCTAATTGGCCAATTCGg TATACTGCAATAGACAGTGAAGGTTTGAGCCTGGCGGTGGCCGGTCGAACGGGATTAGCGCATTATTCCCTACCCTCAAGGAAATGGAAATTATTCGGCAACGAGAGTCAAGAGCGGGATTTTATAGTGACTGGTGGATTGCTGTGGCATAAAGGATATCTCATAGCTAGCAGTTATTCAATCTTGGATGATAAAGACGAAATTAGGATTTATCCGCGCGATACTcgattagataataattatgtcaAGAGTATTAGGATGCCCTCACAGGTGTTATTATTGAATACGATGAAAGAAAGGCTCTTAACATTCTGTTCTAATGCTCAGATTAGCATATATGATATGAAGTTGCAAAATGGTGTTG ctGGCAGTATCGAGCTAACGAGAATACAGACGGTGGACATTAGTGGATTGTGTATACATCCTGCTTGTGTGGTCAGTGCTACGTTGACTACGATCCGCGCAGAGACCGCTGGCAGTCATCCTCATCCCGAGAGTCTCCTGCTAAACGTTTCCGGACGCCTTCTCATGGTTCAACGTGAACATTGTACCGATAACTCGGACATTCGATTTACGTGCGGTGCGCCAACGGTATTAGCGTCATACGTCGAGAACGTTTGGGTGCCATCACGTTCAAGGAGAGACAAGCCGCATTTAACGGAGGCTCTGTGGCTATTTTGTGGAGCGCATGGCATGCGAGTTTGGTTGCCGCTGTTCCGCAATCATCAAGAGAAGGCTCATGCTTTTATGAGCAAACGAATAATGCTGCCTTTCCACTTGCGGATTTATCCACTAGCAATACTCTTTGAGGATGCGATTTTACTCGGAGCTGAAAACGACACTGTACTGTTCACATCGGATACTAACTCGCCTTTTTCACTGCCCTTCAATTTACTGGAGCTTAcg agtCAAGTATATCTGCATCAGATTCTGCGTCAGTTGATACATCGAAACTTGGGCTATCATGCATGGGAGATAGCACGTTCGTGTTCCGCATTACCGTATTTCCCGCATTCGTTGGAACTGTTGCTTCATGAGGTCCTTGAGGAAGAAGCGACGAGTAAGGATCCTATTCCAGATGCTCAGTTGCCATCCGTCGTAGAGTTTATTCGCGAGTTTCCCGGCGTTTGGGCCAGAGCAGTCGTACAATGCGCTCGCAAGACCGAAATCGCGCTTTGGCCGTATCTGTTTTCCGTCGCCGGTCCTCCAAAGCAGCTGTTACAAGATTGTCTGCAGCGTCAAGAACTTGATACTGCTGCCAGTTACTTgatcattttacaaaatttagaacCGTCTTCCGTCAGTAGACAACACGCCACGTTATTGTTGGATGCCGCATTAGAGCAAGGTAGATGGGAACTATCGAGAGATCTTGTGAGATTTCTTAGAGCAATCG ATCCGAATGATGTAGAGTCTCCACGTACATCGTGGGGTGGTAGTGCAAAACTGGTTGGCCCTCCCCAAACACCTCCTCTTTCTCCGCATGAAGATGATCTGTCCTTGGTTTTGGGTACTATGCAAGTTTCGAGGAGCCGCAGTTACAGTACTACAACTACACCTAAAGTACAATCCGAGAAAGATGTCGCACCATCCTCTATGCTCGAAAAAACCCGGAATGTTGTTATGAGACGAAAAAAATCGGTGCCAACAGTAAAAACTAACGAAAAAACTGAGaacaa GGAAGGATCGGCAGAGGAATTCTTTATTGATGTTATTTTACAACGTCACGCCCGGCGGCTGCTTTCAGCTCGCCGCTTGACCGATTTGGGTAGATTCGCGGCTCGTCTCGACTTCCATCTAGTGACATGGTTTGCTCGAGAGCGTGACAGAGCAGCGAAAATCGACGATTACGTCGGCACTTTAAAAGCGGTCCATGAAGATTTTGCGTTTCCATATCCAACACTTTCATTGCCAACATTGCAGAAATTTCGAAGATCTAGTCTCACCTCCCTACACTCTATAATTTCCGATGATGAGACCTTATCCCCGAATTTGGCCATTGATTTACCTGACAGCGGATACACTAGTCTTCCAAGTGGTAGGCCACCGTATACAACGCTGGTCTCACCTGTCGCTAGCTTAGAGACGCAGTTTCCAACTGCAGAAGCTAAATTAACGCCAAATCTGATAAATG ATGCCAACAGCGTTCTTAGCGATACTAGTACAATCTGGAGAGACGACGCAGAATCTATTGTGGGCTCTGTATGTTGGGTTTCGCCGGAATCAGTAGGGTCTACAGAATTAAATACATCAACTTCCGCACCAATCGGTCGGGCGGAAGTACAACTCAG gtATTTATTGCAGCTGTTTCTCGAAGGCAGTTGTTTAGGATGGGCTGCAGTAGTAGCTACTGTCCTGCGAGACGCGGCGGCCATGGCCAGAACTGTCAGGACAGCGTATGCACCAATGCAAACTTTTGACTCTATAATTAATCTAAGAGATGGATTGCTTATCTTGACTAAGTGGTCTCAGTCAGAATG TCTAGGATACCGTCCTTTTATGTCCAATGTCCAAGGCCAAATATCGCTATTGAATAGACTAGTTATAACCAAACAACAGCAAGAACAAGAACAGATATCGGAGAGCCCTTCGCCGAGCCCGGCTCCGTCCGCTAATAGTAATCAACGCGGTACTCTCTCCCGTTCGAGACACTCTTCAATCAGTCATGCTTCCAATACAGCTCCCCTCGAAGAAGAGCGTTCGCACGAGTCATCCTTAATCGTCGAGGAATCGGCGTTCCAcggaaattacaataataatctcAATATTACAGAGGATGTCAAGTCGCAGAGCACTTGTGCAATCTCTTAA
- the Rich gene encoding guanine nucleotide exchange factor subunit Rich isoform X1, which translates to MFFPVGWPRVLNSSEPSEINAVVCNRDKILFAVLTKDALTIWYCKPCVPIVFSRRSAVSLQKHGENVLVQWRPDSSMLVIATSDSYLLFYRLSDSSPEGRGLYEQRDSPVTSLKRDSAELFIKEIIPSLVLSFEKSAWIDGGISSLVCIRDELMVATKTSHVVRHKWDGTMNRDYSLDLRRIPFSIDQQISTVAVPLTESNIYVTDIEYSPLVGGFAIVLSNGKAAFLTAQSLKFDPNQVQGIWARDLDDATCAAVNHKYRLIAIGRQNSEGIVYYVDETTGGLEMSHTLSLSSKDYPGRPGSVKCLRWTPDSCAIALAWEGGGLALWSTFGALLLCSLKWDYGLRVDLMHDNPLHIHTMEWSAEGYQLWMLRESPGPSVTEENGNETFSLSRSLIQLDFAKSPLTINPCMGHHGHLYLQGEDRLYLNLGAGLSSTASGFHLATEMPNDSMLQTLAGCKQWLVVPIPTAYSGSNWPIRYTAIDSEGLSLAVAGRTGLAHYSLPSRKWKLFGNESQERDFIVTGGLLWHKGYLIASSYSILDDKDEIRIYPRDTRLDNNYVKSIRMPSQVLLLNTMKERLLTFCSNAQISIYDMKLQNGVEAGSIELTRIQTVDISGLCIHPACVVSATLTTIRAETAGSHPHPESLLLNVSGRLLMVQREHCTDNSDIRFTCGAPTVLASYVENVWVPSRSRRDKPHLTEALWLFCGAHGMRVWLPLFRNHQEKAHAFMSKRIMLPFHLRIYPLAILFEDAILLGAENDTVLFTSDTNSPFSLPFNLLELTSQVYLHQILRQLIHRNLGYHAWEIARSCSALPYFPHSLELLLHEVLEEEATSKDPIPDAQLPSVVEFIREFPGVWARAVVQCARKTEIALWPYLFSVAGPPKQLLQDCLQRQELDTAASYLIILQNLEPSSVSRQHATLLLDAALEQGRWELSRDLVRFLRAIDPNDVESPRTSWGGSAKLVGPPQTPPLSPHEDDLSLVLGTMQVSRSRSYSTTTTPKVQSEKDVAPSSMLEKTRNVVMRRKKSVPTVKTNEKTENKEGSAEEFFIDVILQRHARRLLSARRLTDLGRFAARLDFHLVTWFARERDRAAKIDDYVGTLKAVHEDFAFPYPTLSLPTLQKFRRSSLTSLHSIISDDETLSPNLAIDLPDSGYTSLPSGRPPYTTLVSPVASLETQFPTAEAKLTPNLINDANSVLSDTSTIWRDDAESIVGSVCWVSPESVGSTELNTSTSAPIGRAEVQLRYLLQLFLEGSCLGWAAVVATVLRDAAAMARTVRTAYAPMQTFDSIINLRDGLLILTKWSQSECLGYRPFMSNVQGQISLLNRLVITKQQQEQEQISESPSPSPAPSANSNQRGTLSRSRHSSISHASNTAPLEEERSHESSLIVEESAFHGNYNNNLNITEDVKSQSTCAIS; encoded by the exons ATGTTTTTCCCCGTAGGATGGCCGCGGGTTCTGAATTCTAGCGAGCCAAGTGAAATAAACGCCGTGGTGTGCAACAGAGACAAAATTCTCTTTGCCGTTCTCACTAAGGATGCTCTCACCATCTGGTACTGCAAG CCCTGTGTACCAATTGTATTTAGCAGACGATCTGCAGTTTCCTTACAAAAACATGGTGAGAATGTTTTGGTACAATGGAGACCAGACTCAAGTATGCTGGTCATTGCAACGTCAGACAGTTATCTGTTATTCTACCGGCTCTCGGACAGCAGTCCAGAGGGCCGGGGACTTTACGAACAGCGAGATTCACCAGTCACCAGCTTGAAAAGAGATAGCgcagaattatttatcaaagaaatcaTTCCATCTCTTGTCTTGAGTTTT GAAAAGTCAGCTTGGATCGATGGCGGAATCAGTTCATTAGTTTGTATACGAGATGAACTCATGGTAGCGACCAAAACTAGCCATGTAGTACGTCACAAATGGGATGGTACCATGAACCGCGACTATTCTTTAGATTTGAGACGTATACCATTCAGTATTGATCAACAAATTTCTACTGTGGCTGTGCCTCTCACAGAGAGCAATATCTATGTCACTGATATTGAATATTCGCCTCTTGTTGGAGGCTTTGCTATAGTGCTTAGTAATGGTAAAGCTGCATTTCTCACTGCTCAATCGTTGAAGTTTGATCCGAATCAAGTGCAAGGAATCTGGGCTCGAGATTTGGACGATGCTACTTGCGCTGCTGTTAATCATAAGTATCGACTAATTGCCATTGGTAGACAAAA CTCCGAAGGCATTGTTTATTATGTCGATGAAACAACGGGAGGTTTAGAGATGTCACACACTCTGAGCTTATCTTCCAAAGATTATCCAGGTCGACCAGGTAGCGTCAAATGTCTCAGATGGACGCCCGACAGTTGTGCTATCGCCCTAGCATGGGAAGGCGGTGGTTTAGCATTGTGGAGTACTTTTGGTGCTTTGTTGCTCTGTAGTTTGAAATGGGATTATGGCCTACGAGTGGATCTGATGCATGATAATCCTCTGCATATCCATACGATGGAATGGTCAGCGGAAGGTTATCAATTGTGGATGCTACGAGAATCTCCAGGACCCTCAGTTACCGAAGAAAACGGTAACGAAACGTTCAGTTTAAGTCGCTCTCTCATCCAGTTGGATTTCGCTAAAAGTCCTCTGACTATTAACCCATGCATGGGCCACCACGGGCATCTGTACCTTCAAGGCGAGGACAGactgtatttaaatttaggCGCCGGATTATCTTCGACAGCTTCGGGTTTTCATCTTGCAACTGAAATGCCTAACGACAGTATGCTTCAGACACTCGCCGGTTGTAAACAGTGGCTTGTTGTGCCCATTCCAACTGCATACAGTGGCTCTAATTGGCCAATTCGg TATACTGCAATAGACAGTGAAGGTTTGAGCCTGGCGGTGGCCGGTCGAACGGGATTAGCGCATTATTCCCTACCCTCAAGGAAATGGAAATTATTCGGCAACGAGAGTCAAGAGCGGGATTTTATAGTGACTGGTGGATTGCTGTGGCATAAAGGATATCTCATAGCTAGCAGTTATTCAATCTTGGATGATAAAGACGAAATTAGGATTTATCCGCGCGATACTcgattagataataattatgtcaAGAGTATTAGGATGCCCTCACAGGTGTTATTATTGAATACGATGAAAGAAAGGCTCTTAACATTCTGTTCTAATGCTCAGATTAGCATATATGATATGAAGTTGCAAAATGGTGTTG aagctGGCAGTATCGAGCTAACGAGAATACAGACGGTGGACATTAGTGGATTGTGTATACATCCTGCTTGTGTGGTCAGTGCTACGTTGACTACGATCCGCGCAGAGACCGCTGGCAGTCATCCTCATCCCGAGAGTCTCCTGCTAAACGTTTCCGGACGCCTTCTCATGGTTCAACGTGAACATTGTACCGATAACTCGGACATTCGATTTACGTGCGGTGCGCCAACGGTATTAGCGTCATACGTCGAGAACGTTTGGGTGCCATCACGTTCAAGGAGAGACAAGCCGCATTTAACGGAGGCTCTGTGGCTATTTTGTGGAGCGCATGGCATGCGAGTTTGGTTGCCGCTGTTCCGCAATCATCAAGAGAAGGCTCATGCTTTTATGAGCAAACGAATAATGCTGCCTTTCCACTTGCGGATTTATCCACTAGCAATACTCTTTGAGGATGCGATTTTACTCGGAGCTGAAAACGACACTGTACTGTTCACATCGGATACTAACTCGCCTTTTTCACTGCCCTTCAATTTACTGGAGCTTAcg agtCAAGTATATCTGCATCAGATTCTGCGTCAGTTGATACATCGAAACTTGGGCTATCATGCATGGGAGATAGCACGTTCGTGTTCCGCATTACCGTATTTCCCGCATTCGTTGGAACTGTTGCTTCATGAGGTCCTTGAGGAAGAAGCGACGAGTAAGGATCCTATTCCAGATGCTCAGTTGCCATCCGTCGTAGAGTTTATTCGCGAGTTTCCCGGCGTTTGGGCCAGAGCAGTCGTACAATGCGCTCGCAAGACCGAAATCGCGCTTTGGCCGTATCTGTTTTCCGTCGCCGGTCCTCCAAAGCAGCTGTTACAAGATTGTCTGCAGCGTCAAGAACTTGATACTGCTGCCAGTTACTTgatcattttacaaaatttagaacCGTCTTCCGTCAGTAGACAACACGCCACGTTATTGTTGGATGCCGCATTAGAGCAAGGTAGATGGGAACTATCGAGAGATCTTGTGAGATTTCTTAGAGCAATCG ATCCGAATGATGTAGAGTCTCCACGTACATCGTGGGGTGGTAGTGCAAAACTGGTTGGCCCTCCCCAAACACCTCCTCTTTCTCCGCATGAAGATGATCTGTCCTTGGTTTTGGGTACTATGCAAGTTTCGAGGAGCCGCAGTTACAGTACTACAACTACACCTAAAGTACAATCCGAGAAAGATGTCGCACCATCCTCTATGCTCGAAAAAACCCGGAATGTTGTTATGAGACGAAAAAAATCGGTGCCAACAGTAAAAACTAACGAAAAAACTGAGaacaa GGAAGGATCGGCAGAGGAATTCTTTATTGATGTTATTTTACAACGTCACGCCCGGCGGCTGCTTTCAGCTCGCCGCTTGACCGATTTGGGTAGATTCGCGGCTCGTCTCGACTTCCATCTAGTGACATGGTTTGCTCGAGAGCGTGACAGAGCAGCGAAAATCGACGATTACGTCGGCACTTTAAAAGCGGTCCATGAAGATTTTGCGTTTCCATATCCAACACTTTCATTGCCAACATTGCAGAAATTTCGAAGATCTAGTCTCACCTCCCTACACTCTATAATTTCCGATGATGAGACCTTATCCCCGAATTTGGCCATTGATTTACCTGACAGCGGATACACTAGTCTTCCAAGTGGTAGGCCACCGTATACAACGCTGGTCTCACCTGTCGCTAGCTTAGAGACGCAGTTTCCAACTGCAGAAGCTAAATTAACGCCAAATCTGATAAATG ATGCCAACAGCGTTCTTAGCGATACTAGTACAATCTGGAGAGACGACGCAGAATCTATTGTGGGCTCTGTATGTTGGGTTTCGCCGGAATCAGTAGGGTCTACAGAATTAAATACATCAACTTCCGCACCAATCGGTCGGGCGGAAGTACAACTCAG gtATTTATTGCAGCTGTTTCTCGAAGGCAGTTGTTTAGGATGGGCTGCAGTAGTAGCTACTGTCCTGCGAGACGCGGCGGCCATGGCCAGAACTGTCAGGACAGCGTATGCACCAATGCAAACTTTTGACTCTATAATTAATCTAAGAGATGGATTGCTTATCTTGACTAAGTGGTCTCAGTCAGAATG TCTAGGATACCGTCCTTTTATGTCCAATGTCCAAGGCCAAATATCGCTATTGAATAGACTAGTTATAACCAAACAACAGCAAGAACAAGAACAGATATCGGAGAGCCCTTCGCCGAGCCCGGCTCCGTCCGCTAATAGTAATCAACGCGGTACTCTCTCCCGTTCGAGACACTCTTCAATCAGTCATGCTTCCAATACAGCTCCCCTCGAAGAAGAGCGTTCGCACGAGTCATCCTTAATCGTCGAGGAATCGGCGTTCCAcggaaattacaataataatctcAATATTACAGAGGATGTCAAGTCGCAGAGCACTTGTGCAATCTCTTAA